A genomic segment from Necator americanus strain Aroian chromosome III, whole genome shotgun sequence encodes:
- a CDS encoding hypothetical protein (NECATOR_CHRIII.G9073.T1) produces MHKFQSMVSMKKELTPRWRLYAIGLLLLGAVLALFGMVMHLLFIPMIVNDNIRENTRLVEGSRMMESWMHPEYKILFKIYVHSIKNPDEIMEGAIPELSESGPYTFNRFITNKVISHNDGVVKFKRYSTYVFNETESCQTCILGNRIWIPNMIYQKFVEAASTTGMRAAATTLLSQTAFLEVEVGEFLFEGYKDPFLDKVCEIPFMNFVCDSILDLPERIGIFFESNNTADGVYEINDGVENPEDLGKIVSWNGKKSVDYSWWSSANARLIRGTEGMLFPPFLKKSDRIYVFISQLCRSVWLEFEKEVECEGVPAYRFVLPPEVFDPTIPENDGYCNPTDKKFFASQNETDDCFPAGLLEVSKCLRSQPPIMISLPNFNYASDEVRQSVKGLNSTDPERDSIFVDIEPRLGAVLRAQRRSQVNIEMWKGLDLVFPVNLNKTRSSLIPVLTIHEDAEIDPGTLDLIKNQLIRTEWWAHSITTALAGAGLAMMLIAVVYAVLKSDFLRAVKSDSVAPLPAYEPRGSANEKTVY; encoded by the exons ATGCACAAGTTTCAGA gtatggtatccatgaaaaaagaactaacacCTCGATGGCGATTATATGCTATTGGTCTACTATTACTAGGTGCAGTGCTCGCTCTATTTGGAATGGTGATGCATTTGTTGTTCATCCCAATGATCGTTAATGATAATATACGAGAA AATACAAGACTTGTCGAAGGATCAAGAATGATGGAAAGTTGGATGCATCCAGAgtataaaattctttttaaa ATTTATGTACACTCAATCAAAAATCCTGACGAAATCATGGAGGGAGCTATACCGGAGCTGAGCGAGTCTGGTCCGTATACGTTCAATAGGTTTATCACCAACAAG GTTATTTCCCACAACGATGGTGTCGTGAAATTCAAGCGCTATTCAACTTATGTCTTCAATGAGACTGAATCGTGCCAGACATGCATCTTGGGGAACCGGATATGGATCCCGAATATGATCTATCAG aaattcgtGGAAGCAGCGTCTACGACCGGAATGAGAGCGGCGGCGACAACTCTCTTATCACAAACGGCGTTTCTTGAAGTGGAAGTCGGCGAGTTTCTATTCGAAGGCTACAAGGATCCATTTCTGGATAAG GTTTGCGAAATTCCGTTCATGAATTTTGTCTGTGACTCTATCCTTGATCTACCGGAACGGATTGGAATATTTTTCGAG TCCAATAATACAGCTGACGGTGTATACGAAATAAATGATGGAGTCGAGAATCCCGAAGATCttggaaaaattgtttcttgGAACGGAAAGAAGTCTGTAGATTATTCTTG GTGGTCAAGTGCTAACGCTAGATTGATCCGTGGCACGGAAGGAATGTTATTTCCGCCGTTCTTAAAGAAATCTGATAGGATCTACGTGTTTATCAGTCAGTTGTGCAG ATCTGTTTGGCTTGAATTCGAAAAGGAAGTGGAATGCGAAGGAGTTCCAGCTTATCGATTTGTGCTACCTCCAGAAGTCTTCGATCCTACCATACCTGAGAATGATGGCTACTGTAATCCCACAGACAAA AAGTTCTTCGCCTCTCAGAATGAGACCGATGACTGCTTCCCGGCTGGTTTGCTGGAAGTAAGCAAGTGTCTCCGAA GCCAACCGCCAATTATGATCTCTCTGCCAAATTTCAATTACGCCAGCGATGAAGTGCGGCAGTCGGTCAAAGGACTAAACAGCACGGACCCGGAACGAGACAGTATTTTTGTCGACATAGAACCG CGATTAGGTGCTGTTCTACGCGCTCAACGTCGATCACAAGTGAACATTGAAATGTGGAAGGGATTGGACCTTGTCTTCCC TGTGAACCTAAACAAAACTCGTTCCTCATTAATCCCCGTGTTGACCATCCACGAAGATGCAGAAATCGATCCCGGAACGCTTGATCTCATAAAGAATCAATTGATTCGAACTGAATGGTGGGCACATTCGATCACAACTGCTCTGGCTGGTGCAGGATTAGCGATGATGCTCATTGCTGTCGTTTATGCCGTACTTAAG TCCGACTTTCTTCGAGCAGTAAAGTCGGACTCAGTTGCACCGCTACCGGCATACGAACCTCGCGGATCGGCAAACGAAAAAACTGTATACTAA
- a CDS encoding hypothetical protein (NECATOR_CHRIII.G9073.T2), whose amino-acid sequence MVSMKKELTPRWRLYAIGLLLLGAVLALFGMVMHLLFIPMIVNDNIRENTRLVEGSRMMESWMHPEYKILFKIYVHSIKNPDEIMEGAIPELSESGPYTFNRFITNKVISHNDGVVKFKRYSTYVFNETESCQTCILGNRIWIPNMIYQKFVEAASTTGMRAAATTLLSQTAFLEVEVGEFLFEGYKDPFLDKVCEIPFMNFVCDSILDLPERIGIFFESNNTADGVYEINDGVENPEDLGKIVSWNGKKSVDYSWWSSANARLIRGTEGMLFPPFLKKSDRIYVFISQLCRSVWLEFEKEVECEGVPAYRFVLPPEVFDPTIPENDGYCNPTDKKFFASQNETDDCFPAGLLEVSKCLRSQPPIMISLPNFNYASDEVRQSVKGLNSTDPERDSIFVDIEPRLGAVLRAQRRSQVNIEMWKGLDLVFPVNLNKTRSSLIPVLTIHEDAEIDPGTLDLIKNQLIRTEWWAHSITTALAGAGLAMMLIAVVYAVLKSDFLRAVKSDSVAPLPAYEPRGSANEKTVY is encoded by the exons atggtatccatgaaaaaagaactaacacCTCGATGGCGATTATATGCTATTGGTCTACTATTACTAGGTGCAGTGCTCGCTCTATTTGGAATGGTGATGCATTTGTTGTTCATCCCAATGATCGTTAATGATAATATACGAGAA AATACAAGACTTGTCGAAGGATCAAGAATGATGGAAAGTTGGATGCATCCAGAgtataaaattctttttaaa ATTTATGTACACTCAATCAAAAATCCTGACGAAATCATGGAGGGAGCTATACCGGAGCTGAGCGAGTCTGGTCCGTATACGTTCAATAGGTTTATCACCAACAAG GTTATTTCCCACAACGATGGTGTCGTGAAATTCAAGCGCTATTCAACTTATGTCTTCAATGAGACTGAATCGTGCCAGACATGCATCTTGGGGAACCGGATATGGATCCCGAATATGATCTATCAG aaattcgtGGAAGCAGCGTCTACGACCGGAATGAGAGCGGCGGCGACAACTCTCTTATCACAAACGGCGTTTCTTGAAGTGGAAGTCGGCGAGTTTCTATTCGAAGGCTACAAGGATCCATTTCTGGATAAG GTTTGCGAAATTCCGTTCATGAATTTTGTCTGTGACTCTATCCTTGATCTACCGGAACGGATTGGAATATTTTTCGAG TCCAATAATACAGCTGACGGTGTATACGAAATAAATGATGGAGTCGAGAATCCCGAAGATCttggaaaaattgtttcttgGAACGGAAAGAAGTCTGTAGATTATTCTTG GTGGTCAAGTGCTAACGCTAGATTGATCCGTGGCACGGAAGGAATGTTATTTCCGCCGTTCTTAAAGAAATCTGATAGGATCTACGTGTTTATCAGTCAGTTGTGCAG ATCTGTTTGGCTTGAATTCGAAAAGGAAGTGGAATGCGAAGGAGTTCCAGCTTATCGATTTGTGCTACCTCCAGAAGTCTTCGATCCTACCATACCTGAGAATGATGGCTACTGTAATCCCACAGACAAA AAGTTCTTCGCCTCTCAGAATGAGACCGATGACTGCTTCCCGGCTGGTTTGCTGGAAGTAAGCAAGTGTCTCCGAA GCCAACCGCCAATTATGATCTCTCTGCCAAATTTCAATTACGCCAGCGATGAAGTGCGGCAGTCGGTCAAAGGACTAAACAGCACGGACCCGGAACGAGACAGTATTTTTGTCGACATAGAACCG CGATTAGGTGCTGTTCTACGCGCTCAACGTCGATCACAAGTGAACATTGAAATGTGGAAGGGATTGGACCTTGTCTTCCC TGTGAACCTAAACAAAACTCGTTCCTCATTAATCCCCGTGTTGACCATCCACGAAGATGCAGAAATCGATCCCGGAACGCTTGATCTCATAAAGAATCAATTGATTCGAACTGAATGGTGGGCACATTCGATCACAACTGCTCTGGCTGGTGCAGGATTAGCGATGATGCTCATTGCTGTCGTTTATGCCGTACTTAAG TCCGACTTTCTTCGAGCAGTAAAGTCGGACTCAGTTGCACCGCTACCGGCATACGAACCTCGCGGATCGGCAAACGAAAAAACTGTATACTAA
- a CDS encoding hypothetical protein (NECATOR_CHRIII.G9073.T3) has product MVSMKKELTPRWRLYAIGLLLLGAVLALFGMVMHLLFIPMIVNDNIRENTRLVEGSRMMESWMHPEYKILFKIYVHSIKNPDEIMEGAIPELSESGPYTFNRFITNKVISHNDGVVKFKRYSTYVFNETESCQTCILGNRIWIPNMIYQKFVEAASTTGMRAAATTLLSQTAFLEVEVGEFLFEGYKDPFLDKVCEIPFMNFVCDSILDLPERIGIFFESNNTADGVYEINDGVENPEDLGKIVSWNGKKSVDYSWWSSANARLIRGTEGMLFPPFLKKSDRIYVFISQLCRSVWLEFEKEVECEGVPAYRFVLPPEVFDPTIPENDGYCNPTDKKFFASQNETDDCFPAGLLEVSKCLRSQPPIMISLPNFNYASDEVRQSVKGLNSTDPERDSIFVDIEPRLGAVLRAQRRSQVNIEMWKGLDLVFPVNLNKTRSSLIPVLTIHEDAEIDPGTLDLIKNQLIRTEWWAHSITTALAGAGLAMMLIAVVYAVLKVLRRLHRYRHTNLADRQTKKLYTNRYVLVIKKTRLYSSEALSFCH; this is encoded by the exons atggtatccatgaaaaaagaactaacacCTCGATGGCGATTATATGCTATTGGTCTACTATTACTAGGTGCAGTGCTCGCTCTATTTGGAATGGTGATGCATTTGTTGTTCATCCCAATGATCGTTAATGATAATATACGAGAA AATACAAGACTTGTCGAAGGATCAAGAATGATGGAAAGTTGGATGCATCCAGAgtataaaattctttttaaa ATTTATGTACACTCAATCAAAAATCCTGACGAAATCATGGAGGGAGCTATACCGGAGCTGAGCGAGTCTGGTCCGTATACGTTCAATAGGTTTATCACCAACAAG GTTATTTCCCACAACGATGGTGTCGTGAAATTCAAGCGCTATTCAACTTATGTCTTCAATGAGACTGAATCGTGCCAGACATGCATCTTGGGGAACCGGATATGGATCCCGAATATGATCTATCAG aaattcgtGGAAGCAGCGTCTACGACCGGAATGAGAGCGGCGGCGACAACTCTCTTATCACAAACGGCGTTTCTTGAAGTGGAAGTCGGCGAGTTTCTATTCGAAGGCTACAAGGATCCATTTCTGGATAAG GTTTGCGAAATTCCGTTCATGAATTTTGTCTGTGACTCTATCCTTGATCTACCGGAACGGATTGGAATATTTTTCGAG TCCAATAATACAGCTGACGGTGTATACGAAATAAATGATGGAGTCGAGAATCCCGAAGATCttggaaaaattgtttcttgGAACGGAAAGAAGTCTGTAGATTATTCTTG GTGGTCAAGTGCTAACGCTAGATTGATCCGTGGCACGGAAGGAATGTTATTTCCGCCGTTCTTAAAGAAATCTGATAGGATCTACGTGTTTATCAGTCAGTTGTGCAG ATCTGTTTGGCTTGAATTCGAAAAGGAAGTGGAATGCGAAGGAGTTCCAGCTTATCGATTTGTGCTACCTCCAGAAGTCTTCGATCCTACCATACCTGAGAATGATGGCTACTGTAATCCCACAGACAAA AAGTTCTTCGCCTCTCAGAATGAGACCGATGACTGCTTCCCGGCTGGTTTGCTGGAAGTAAGCAAGTGTCTCCGAA GCCAACCGCCAATTATGATCTCTCTGCCAAATTTCAATTACGCCAGCGATGAAGTGCGGCAGTCGGTCAAAGGACTAAACAGCACGGACCCGGAACGAGACAGTATTTTTGTCGACATAGAACCG CGATTAGGTGCTGTTCTACGCGCTCAACGTCGATCACAAGTGAACATTGAAATGTGGAAGGGATTGGACCTTGTCTTCCC TGTGAACCTAAACAAAACTCGTTCCTCATTAATCCCCGTGTTGACCATCCACGAAGATGCAGAAATCGATCCCGGAACGCTTGATCTCATAAAGAATCAATTGATTCGAACTGAATGGTGGGCACATTCGATCACAACTGCTCTGGCTGGTGCAGGATTAGCGATGATGCTCATTGCTGTCGTTTATGCCGTACTTAAG GTTCTTCGACGA TTGCACCGCTACCGGCATACGAACCTCGCGGATCGGCAAACGAAAAAACTGTATACTAATCGATACG TTCTGGTGATTAAGAAAACTCGGTTGTACAGCAGTGAAGCTTTATCGTTTTGTCATTGA